The following proteins are co-located in the Amphiprion ocellaris isolate individual 3 ecotype Okinawa chromosome 7, ASM2253959v1, whole genome shotgun sequence genome:
- the ccdc150 gene encoding coiled-coil domain-containing protein 150 isoform X2, translating into MSCPAVQLLGVGAPEPLILLHQRLLLAEQETEGLIRDLCELGVSRDQILESSERLGSLSPLKMRWTLGDESILWEKYDSLVNQMCRIESLLQTLKLTVFRLETDRELDPSHTAHLKQQLAALQRESQEEQQASRKELIKLRDQLLQAYQERDEARTQVQRLEDTLEAAAAAKLDVALAAEELKTVKLEMSQKLMEMTEQMMQESTRSNDAIKSFSELLRRVEDMERVVEMERRQALLLQTDCQARRVEVQSSRQQLAEEKDRGRQLEKLCQQLKEQAAMKNSLVSELKTEVKSVHVAHQRQQIENNKLLKEARELRAAADRLQIQNKHLQSQCSQLSSALRSLTAENEKQQFEHQACLMAERSRVFKQLQEQDLLLEAARCNVQTELQVAVTDSVRLQKELEKLKGEHAHLLQSSSITQETAATQKKLLEQTIERLREELSTVREAEEAMRKDLEAAKNELCLVVTKLEAERSDLDTQLREARREVGSLSSDLQNQQDENRRLMGKVSALEQQQDAVQHVDQTLKDLSDKNKLTFENRKLKISELLGICGPAEGVVRPTSISRLQLNSQTPRQELEGREQELVTLKKDRMQAQREIRKHQAEVEKLQELLTSAHWKNNRALESLQKAFVTARGDNKKLAHSLEQAVLTNSSLHRKLEQARDQYQATIMLRDDELREAQTKISHLSTDLSAIKQRSREDYQSSMKTLHREISELKMTVKDSSTKSSELSKTNEDLHRRVSELERLVSKQKACIREQRSQLRQQQKSRDLQDSCQKVERLEERIRNLLEKEQTDGKLPEVRMESEQVISKREAELERWTSTIQRWEAKRELAQIAGGYKPVRTQLITQPH; encoded by the exons ATGTCCTGTCCAGCTGTCCAGCTCCTCGGTGTTGGGGCCCCGGAGCCTCTGATCCTCCTGCACCAGCGACTGTTGCTGGCAGAGCAGGAGACTGAAGGCCTTATTAGAGACTTGTGTGAACTAGGTGTATCTAGGGACCAAATATTGGAATCTTCAGAGAGGTTGGGTTCTCTAAGTCCCCTGAAGATGCGCTGGACTCTTGGAGATGAGAGCATCCTTTGGGAAAAATATGACTCTCTAGTGAATCAGATGTGTCGCATTGAAAGTCTGCTACAGACCCTCAAACTCACTGTCTTCCGCCTTGAGACTGATAGAGAGCTGGATCCCTCTCACACAG CCCATTTGAAGCAGCAGCTGGCAGCACTGCAGCGGGAGAgtcaggaggagcagcaggcaTCCAGGAAGGAGCTGATCAAGCTCCGGGATCAACTTCTACAGGCTTACCAGGAGAGAGATGAAGCTCGCACACAGGTGCAGAGGTTGGAGGACACACTGgaggcagctgctgctgctaag CTGGATGTGGCTTTGGCAGCTGAGGAGctgaaaactgttaaattagAGATGAGTCAGAAACTGATGGAG ATGACAGAGCAGATGATGCAGGAATCCACCCGCTCCAATGACGCCATAAAATCTTTCAGTGAGCTTCTCCGGAGGGTTGAAGACATGGAGAGAGTGGTGGAGATGGAGAGAAGACAG gctctgctgctgcagacCGACTGCCAGGCCCGGCGTGTGGAGGTCCAGTCTAGCCGGCAGCAACTGgcagaagaaaaagacagaggCCGACAGCTGGAGAAGCTCTGTCAGCAGCTCAAAGAACAGGCAG CAATGAAGAACTCCCTTGTGTCTGAGTTGAAAACTGAAGTGAAA aGCGTTCATGTGGCTCATCAGAGGCAGCAGATAGAGAACAATaaactgctgaaagaggccagagaactgagagctgctgctgacagactGCAG ATCCAGAATAAACACCTTCAAAGCCAGTGTTCACAGCTCAGCTCAGCCCTGCGTTCACTCACAGCAGAGAATGAGAAGCAACAGTTTGAGCATCAGGCTTGCTTGATG GCCGAGAGGAGTCGTGTGTTCAAGCAGCTTCAAGAGCAAGACCTGTTGCTGGAGGCAGCCCGATGCAACGTTCAGACTGAGCTGCAGGTGGCGGTAACAGACAGCGTTCGCCTCCAGAAGGAGCT GGAGAAGTTAAAAGGAGAGCATGCTCACCTCCTGCAGAGCTCCTCCATCACTCAAGAAACAGCGGCCACTCAGAAGAAGCTACTAGAGCAAACCATTGAGAGACTCCGGGAAGAGCTGAGCACAGTGAGGGAAGCAGAGGAGGCGATGAGAAAAGACCTGGAGGCTGCAAAAAATGAG CTATGTCTGGTTGTCACTAAGCTGGAGGCTGAAAGAAGTGATCTGGACACCCAGCTGAGGGAGGCCAGG CGGGAGGTGGGATCTCTGAGCTCTGACCTACAGAACCAACAGGATGAGAACAGGAGGCTCATGGGAAAGGTGTCTGCTTTAGAACAGCAGCAG GATGCAGTGCAGCATGTTGACCAGACGCTGAAGGATCTATCTGACAAGAACAAGCTGACCtttgaaaacaggaaacttaag ATCAGCGAGCTGCTGGGTATTTGTGGACCAGCAGAGGGTGTTGTCAGACCAACCTCCATTAGCAGACTCCAGCTCAACAGCCAGACACCTCGTCAGGAGCTGGAGGGACGAGAACAGGAGCTGGTCACTCTCAAGAAGGACAG GATGCAGGCTCAGAGAGAAATCAGAAAACATCAGGCTGAAGTGGAGAAACTCCAGGAACTCCTAACATCTGCTCATTGGAAGAACAACAGAGCT CTGGAGTCCTTGCAGAAGGCCTTTGTTACAGCCAGAGGCGACAACAAGAAGCTGGCCCACAGTTTGGAGCAGGCTGTGTTGACCAACAGCAGTTTACACAGGAAGCTGGAACAGGCTCGAGACCAGTACCAGGCTACCATCATGCTGAG AGATGACGAGTTACGTGAAGCTCAGACAAAGATAAGTCATTTATCTACAGATCTGAGCGCTATAAAGCAACGAAGTAGGGAAGACTATCAATCATCCATGAAGACGCTGCATCGAGAAATATCAGAG CTAAAAATGACAGTCAAAGATTCATCAACCAAGTCAAGTGAACTGTCCAAGACCAATGAGGATCTGCACAGACGGGTGTCTGAGCTGGAGCGTCTAGTGTCCAAACAGAAAGCCTGTATTAGAGAGCAGAGGAGCCAACTGAGGCAGCAACAGAAGAGCAGAGATTTACAGGAcagctgtcagaaagttgag AGGTTAGAAGAGAGGATCAGGAATCTGCTTGAGAAGGAGCAGACCGACGGTAAACTCCCAGAGGTCAGGATGGAATCTGAACAG GTTATAAGCAAACGGGAGGCAGAGCTGGAGAGGTGGACTTCTACCATCCAACGCTGGGAGGCCAAGAGAGAGCTGGCTCAGATCGCTGGAGGGTACAAGCCTGTGAGGACACAGCTGATAACACAACCACACTGA
- the ccdc150 gene encoding coiled-coil domain-containing protein 150 isoform X1 has translation MSCPAVQLLGVGAPEPLILLHQRLLLAEQETEGLIRDLCELGVSRDQILESSERLGSLSPLKMRWTLGDESILWEKYDSLVNQMCRIESLLQTLKLTVFRLETDRELDPSHTAHLKQQLAALQRESQEEQQASRKELIKLRDQLLQAYQERDEARTQVQRLEDTLEAAAAAKLDVALAAEELKTVKLEMSQKLMEMTEQMMQESTRSNDAIKSFSELLRRVEDMERVVEMERRQALLLQTDCQARRVEVQSSRQQLAEEKDRGRQLEKLCQQLKEQAAMKNSLVSELKTEVKSVHVAHQRQQIENNKLLKEARELRAAADRLQIQNKHLQSQCSQLSSALRSLTAENEKQQFEHQACLMAERSRVFKQLQEQDLLLEAARCNVQTELQVAVTDSVRLQKELEKLKGEHAHLLQSSSITQETAATQKKLLEQTIERLREELSTVREAEEAMRKDLEAAKNELCLVVTKLEAERSDLDTQLREARREVGSLSSDLQNQQDENRRLMGKVSALEQQQDAVQHVDQTLKDLSDKNKLTFENRKLKISELLGICGPAEGVVRPTSISRLQLNSQTPRQELEGREQELVTLKKDRMQAQREIRKHQAEVEKLQELLTSAHWKNNRALESLQKAFVTARGDNKKLAHSLEQAVLTNSSLHRKLEQARDQYQATIMLRDDELREAQTKISHLSTDLSAIKQRSREDYQSSMKTLHREISELKMTVKDSSTKSSELSKTNEDLHRRVSELERLVSKQKACIREQRSQLRQQQKSRDLQDSCQKVEQRLEERIRNLLEKEQTDGKLPEVRMESEQVISKREAELERWTSTIQRWEAKRELAQIAGGYKPVRTQLITQPH, from the exons ATGTCCTGTCCAGCTGTCCAGCTCCTCGGTGTTGGGGCCCCGGAGCCTCTGATCCTCCTGCACCAGCGACTGTTGCTGGCAGAGCAGGAGACTGAAGGCCTTATTAGAGACTTGTGTGAACTAGGTGTATCTAGGGACCAAATATTGGAATCTTCAGAGAGGTTGGGTTCTCTAAGTCCCCTGAAGATGCGCTGGACTCTTGGAGATGAGAGCATCCTTTGGGAAAAATATGACTCTCTAGTGAATCAGATGTGTCGCATTGAAAGTCTGCTACAGACCCTCAAACTCACTGTCTTCCGCCTTGAGACTGATAGAGAGCTGGATCCCTCTCACACAG CCCATTTGAAGCAGCAGCTGGCAGCACTGCAGCGGGAGAgtcaggaggagcagcaggcaTCCAGGAAGGAGCTGATCAAGCTCCGGGATCAACTTCTACAGGCTTACCAGGAGAGAGATGAAGCTCGCACACAGGTGCAGAGGTTGGAGGACACACTGgaggcagctgctgctgctaag CTGGATGTGGCTTTGGCAGCTGAGGAGctgaaaactgttaaattagAGATGAGTCAGAAACTGATGGAG ATGACAGAGCAGATGATGCAGGAATCCACCCGCTCCAATGACGCCATAAAATCTTTCAGTGAGCTTCTCCGGAGGGTTGAAGACATGGAGAGAGTGGTGGAGATGGAGAGAAGACAG gctctgctgctgcagacCGACTGCCAGGCCCGGCGTGTGGAGGTCCAGTCTAGCCGGCAGCAACTGgcagaagaaaaagacagaggCCGACAGCTGGAGAAGCTCTGTCAGCAGCTCAAAGAACAGGCAG CAATGAAGAACTCCCTTGTGTCTGAGTTGAAAACTGAAGTGAAA aGCGTTCATGTGGCTCATCAGAGGCAGCAGATAGAGAACAATaaactgctgaaagaggccagagaactgagagctgctgctgacagactGCAG ATCCAGAATAAACACCTTCAAAGCCAGTGTTCACAGCTCAGCTCAGCCCTGCGTTCACTCACAGCAGAGAATGAGAAGCAACAGTTTGAGCATCAGGCTTGCTTGATG GCCGAGAGGAGTCGTGTGTTCAAGCAGCTTCAAGAGCAAGACCTGTTGCTGGAGGCAGCCCGATGCAACGTTCAGACTGAGCTGCAGGTGGCGGTAACAGACAGCGTTCGCCTCCAGAAGGAGCT GGAGAAGTTAAAAGGAGAGCATGCTCACCTCCTGCAGAGCTCCTCCATCACTCAAGAAACAGCGGCCACTCAGAAGAAGCTACTAGAGCAAACCATTGAGAGACTCCGGGAAGAGCTGAGCACAGTGAGGGAAGCAGAGGAGGCGATGAGAAAAGACCTGGAGGCTGCAAAAAATGAG CTATGTCTGGTTGTCACTAAGCTGGAGGCTGAAAGAAGTGATCTGGACACCCAGCTGAGGGAGGCCAGG CGGGAGGTGGGATCTCTGAGCTCTGACCTACAGAACCAACAGGATGAGAACAGGAGGCTCATGGGAAAGGTGTCTGCTTTAGAACAGCAGCAG GATGCAGTGCAGCATGTTGACCAGACGCTGAAGGATCTATCTGACAAGAACAAGCTGACCtttgaaaacaggaaacttaag ATCAGCGAGCTGCTGGGTATTTGTGGACCAGCAGAGGGTGTTGTCAGACCAACCTCCATTAGCAGACTCCAGCTCAACAGCCAGACACCTCGTCAGGAGCTGGAGGGACGAGAACAGGAGCTGGTCACTCTCAAGAAGGACAG GATGCAGGCTCAGAGAGAAATCAGAAAACATCAGGCTGAAGTGGAGAAACTCCAGGAACTCCTAACATCTGCTCATTGGAAGAACAACAGAGCT CTGGAGTCCTTGCAGAAGGCCTTTGTTACAGCCAGAGGCGACAACAAGAAGCTGGCCCACAGTTTGGAGCAGGCTGTGTTGACCAACAGCAGTTTACACAGGAAGCTGGAACAGGCTCGAGACCAGTACCAGGCTACCATCATGCTGAG AGATGACGAGTTACGTGAAGCTCAGACAAAGATAAGTCATTTATCTACAGATCTGAGCGCTATAAAGCAACGAAGTAGGGAAGACTATCAATCATCCATGAAGACGCTGCATCGAGAAATATCAGAG CTAAAAATGACAGTCAAAGATTCATCAACCAAGTCAAGTGAACTGTCCAAGACCAATGAGGATCTGCACAGACGGGTGTCTGAGCTGGAGCGTCTAGTGTCCAAACAGAAAGCCTGTATTAGAGAGCAGAGGAGCCAACTGAGGCAGCAACAGAAGAGCAGAGATTTACAGGAcagctgtcagaaagttgag CAGAGGTTAGAAGAGAGGATCAGGAATCTGCTTGAGAAGGAGCAGACCGACGGTAAACTCCCAGAGGTCAGGATGGAATCTGAACAG GTTATAAGCAAACGGGAGGCAGAGCTGGAGAGGTGGACTTCTACCATCCAACGCTGGGAGGCCAAGAGAGAGCTGGCTCAGATCGCTGGAGGGTACAAGCCTGTGAGGACACAGCTGATAACACAACCACACTGA